The Acidovorax sp. RAC01 genomic sequence ACCGTTTCGTCCAGCGGCACAGTGGAAGCGGGGGCGTGGCTGATCTGGTGCTGCACGCGCGCAATGTCCAGCACCTCTTCGGCGATGCGCGCCAGCCGGTCGGCGTTTTGCTGCACCATGTGCGCCAGCCGCTTTTGCGCCGGGTCGGTCAGGTCTTCTTCCAGCAGTGCATTGGCCTGGACGATGGCTGCCAGCGGGTTGCGGATTTCGTGGGCCACCGCGGCCGACATGCGCCCCATGGCCGCCAGTTTTTCGGTGCGCAGGCGGGCTTCCATTTCGCGCAGGTCGTGCAGGAACATCACGCACAGCCGCTCGGTCTGCGTCTGCCCCGCCACATCGCGCGTGGCCGTGAGCCAGGTGCGCACATGCAGGCCCATGGGGCTTTGGCCCGGGTGCAGCAGGTCTGCGTCGGCCGTCTGGGGCTCCTCGCGGCGGAAGGTGCGGCGCGCCAGCAGCACCAGCGGCTGCCAGGGCGGCTCGGACACCAGGGCAAACGGCAACTCGGGCAGCGTCGCCTTGCCCAGCAACTGCAGCCCGGCCGGATTGGCCAGCCGCACCACATCGTTTTCGTCCACCACCAGCACGCCATCGGTGAGGTTCTGGATCACCAGCGCACTCACCTGGGTCTGCACACGCGCAGCGATCTGGCTTTGCTGGGCCACCTGCTGTTCGCGCACCAGGCGCGTGGCCAACTGGTGCACCAGGTAAGTGACCACGAAGTAGCCCGTGCCCGTGAGTGCGCTTTGCAGGTAGCGCGATGCGTCGTCGCCTGCGCCCGTGTAGCCCAGCCACCAGGCCCAGCCCAGCAGCAGCAGCGAGACAGCCGCTGTCGTGCCCAGCGCCAGCGTGAGGGTTCCCAGCACCGCTGCCATCAGGATGGGCAGCCCGAGCAGCGGGGTGTAGTTCATGGAGCCGGCCTGCAGCAATTGCAGGGTGGCGATGGCAGCCAGATCGATGCCGATCGACGTCAGCCACTGGGGACCCACGCCACGGGCCGGGGGGGTGTCGCTGGCCAGCACGCGCAGCAGCAGCGTGGCCAGCAGGTAGGCCCCGCATGCCAGCAGCACCGTGGACTGGCCCGTCTGGTTCATGGCCTGCCCCACGCCTTGCAGTACGAGCAGCACCACGGCCACCATCACCCGCCCGGTGAGGAAGCCCCGCCACATGCGCACGAACGGCGCATCGGCTAACGAAGCGGCGCCTGTGGCGCTGGGCGGCGCAGTGGCCATCGTTCAGGCGGCGCCGCGGTCGCGGTGCTCGGCGCTGCAAAACGTGTGGCCTGCCAGCACGACAGCGTCGGCCTGTGGCACATGCACGCCGCAGTGCGCGCAGGCGACCATGTCCTGTGGCAGCGCCAGCGGGCGGCGTGGCTCACTGGACGGCGCTGCCTCGGATCGGCGCCGGCTGCGCCAGATGCCGAAAGCCACCACCAGCACGGCCAGCAGAACGAGGTACTTCATGCCGCACGCCCCAGGATCACTTCGAGCACGAAGCGCGAGCCCACGTACGCCAGCATCAGCAGCGCAGCACCGGCGTACAGCACCCGTACGGCGCTGCTGCCGCGCCAGCCAAATCGCGCGCGGCCGGCCAGCAATGCGGCAAACGTCAGCCACGAAAGCACCGAAAAAACGGCCTTGTGGTCCCAGCGCCAGGCCCGGCCGTACAGCGTTTCGCCAAAGACAAGCCCGGCCACCAGCGTGGCGGTGAGCAGCACAAAGCCCGCCGTCACAAACCGGAAGGTCAGCCGTTCCAGCGTGAGCAGCGGAATGCCGCTGTGCGTGTCTTCAGCCTGGCGGATGTGCCGCTCGGCCCGGGTCATCAGCCAGGCGTGCACCACTGCTGCGGCAAACAGGCCGTAGCAGGCAATGCCCAGCGCCAGGTGCAGGGGTAGCCATCCCGAGGCCGACACCTGCAGCGGCTGGCCTGGAAAGAGCAGGGCCAGCACCACCGCCGCGGCGCCCAGCGAAGCCAGCATCCAGCGCGAACGCATTTGCGGAAACAGCTGCCGCTCCACCGCATAGACCGTGAGCACCAGCCACGCCGTCATGGAAAGCGCAGGCGCAAAGCCGAACTGCGGTGCCTCGCCCCACAGTCCCCATACGAGCACGGTGGCGTGCAGCACCCATGCCACCAGCAGCGCGTTGCGCGCCGCCGTCTGCCCCAGGCGCCGGGCCGCCAGGGCAGGCATGGCGTATGCCACCGCGGCTGCCAGGGCCAGCAGCCAGGTGATCGGGGAAGCGCTGGGTAAAATCATGGCTCGGAGTTTAGAGCGTGTTGTGGGGCTTTCCCCACCCGCGCGGGATTTACGCCCTGGCACCGCCCGGTGTATCCGGACGGCGCCGGCAAAGGCGCTGCCAGTGCCCCATCGGCCGCCGGCCCGGCACGCTCTGCGCTATCGTCACTGTTTTTGCCCTGCCGCCTGTCTGGCGGCCCGCCCGTCGCAATGCTGCGCGGGCACCAACGGATCACACCTATGGCCTCCGCCCTTACCGACAAACTCACGCGCCTCGTCAAGGAGATGCGTGGCCAGGCCCGCATCACCGAATCCAACGTGCAGGACATGCTGCGCGAAGTGCGCATGGCCCTGCTCGAAGCCGACGTGGCGCTGCCCGTGGTGCGCGACTTCATTGCCCGCGTGAAGGAAAAGGCGCTCGGCCAGGAGGTGCTGGGATCGCTCAAGCCCGGGCAGACGCTGGTGAGCATCGTCAACCGCGAACTCGCCGCCACCATGGGCGAGGGCGTGGCCGACATCAACCTGGCCGCCCAGCCGCCCGCCGTGATCCTGATGGCAGGCCTGCAAGGTGCGGGCAAGACCACCACCACGGCCAAGCTGGCCAAGCACCTGATCGAAAAGCGCAAGAAGAAGGTGCTGACCGTGTCGGGCGACGTGTACCGCCCGGCCGCCATCGAGCAGCTCAAGACGGTGACCAAGCAGGCCGGCGCCGAGTGGTTCCCGAGCACGGCCGACCAGAAGCCGCTGGACATTGCCCACGCCGCACTCGACTACGCCAAAAAGCACTACTTTGACGTGCTGCTGGTGGATACCGCCGGCCGCCTGGCCATCGACGAAGCCTTGATGAAGGAAATCAAGGACCTGCACGCGGCGCTCAACCCGGTCGAAACCCTGTTCGTGGTCGATGCCATGCAAGGCCAGGACGCGATCAACACCGCCAAGGCCTTCAAGGAAGCGCTGCCGCTGACCGGCATCGTGCTGACCAAACTCGATGGTGATTCCCGCGGCGGTGCGGCCCTGTCGGTGCGGCAGATCACCGGAGCGCCGATCAAGTTTGCGGGTGTGTCCGAAAAGATCGACGGCCTGGAGGTGTTCGACGCTGAACGCCACGCCGGCCGCATCCTGGGCATGGGCGACATCGTGGCCCTGGTGGAGCAGGTCACGGCCGGGGTGGACATGGAGGCCGCACAAAAGCTGGCGGCCAAGGTCAAGAGCGGTGACGGGTTCGATCTGAACGACTTTCTGTCCCAGATCCAGCAGATGAAGCAGATGGGCGGGCTCTCCAGCCTGATGGACAAGCTGCCCTCTCAGCTCACCGCCAAGGCCGGCGCCATGGACATGGACAAGGCCGAAAAAGACATCAAGCGCAAGGAAGGCATCATCCAGAGCATGACGCCGCTGGAGCGCCGCAAGCCCGAGCTCATCAAGGCCACCCGCAAGAAGCGCATCGCCAACGGGGCGGGCGTGCATGTGCAGGAGGTCAACCGCCTGCTCAAGGAGTTTGAGCAGATGCAGGGGATGATGAAGAAGATGAAGGGCGGCGGCCTGATGAAGATGATGAAGAAGATGGGCGGGATGAAGGGCATGGGTGGCGGAGGCATGCCCAAGATGCCGTTCTGAACCCGATTTCTGATTGTTTTTGGCCTCCAGGGCAGGTTTTATAAGCTCTTATAGCTATAAATTGAATAGCAAAAAGCCGGCAGTGCCGGCTTTTTGCGTTTCTGTGGGGGCCACCGACCCGCGGGGCCGGTCAGGCCGCCATCTTGAGCACCGGGCGGGCCAGCCGCGTGGCGTGCATCCAGGCCCGGCGCAGCACCGGCGGCGACCAGGACTCCTCCGGGATCAGCAGGAACCGGCGGGCCTTCAGGGCCTTGCCCAGCCCGATCTGGCTGGTGAGCACCGCCAGCGGAATGGCCAGCGCCAGCGGCAGCGCCACGGGCGCCAGCCACAGCAGCGCGCTGCTGTCGATGAGCGCCACGCCCACGCCCAGCAGGGCAATCACGGCGGTCATCGGGGCCAGTTGGCGCATGGCGTGGCGCCAGGGCACCGCATGGGCTTCGCGCGGGGGCGACTTCCACTCCAGCTTGAGGCCCGTGAGCGCAACGGTCACAAACAACGTGTGCGCCAGCATCCGCACCGGTGCCTGCAGGATGGCCAGCAAGCTCTCCATCGCCGCACTCTTGAGCAGGCTGAGCCCACCGCCGTACTGGCGCTGCTCGCCCCGCATGAAGACCGCAGCCACGCCCAGGATGCGGGGCAGGAACAGCAGGCACAGCGTCCAGGCCCACAGCGCCAGCAGCTCGCTGGGCAGGATGTTCCAGTCGGCCACCAGGCGCGCGCCGGACAGCCACAGCGCCGTGCCCAGGGTAAGGAACGCCAGCCACAGCGGGGCCGACAGGTAAGCCATGGCACCGGTGACAAACATCGAGCGGTGCACGGGGTGAATGCCTGGCTCGGCCATCAGGCGGGCATTCTGCAGGTTGCCCTGGCACCAGCGGCGGTCGCGCTGCAGCTCGGCCAGCAGGTCAGGCGGCTGTTGTTCGTAGCTGCCCACCAGGTCGGACACCAGCCACACGTGGTATCCCGCGCGGCGCATCAGCGCGGCCTCGACAAAGTCGTGCGACATGATGCCGCCCGCCAGGCCTCCGGTACCCTGGATGGGCGCCAGCGCGCAGTGCTGCATGAACGGCGCCACGCGGATGATGGCGTTGTGGCCCCAGTAGTGCGACTCGCCCAGCTGCCAGTACTGCATGCCCAAAGTGAACAGGCGACCCGTGACGCGCGATGCGAACTGCTGTGCGCGTGCGTGCAGGGTGACGTGGCCGATGGCCTGCGTGGCCGTCTGGATGATGCCGGCCGTGGGGTTGGCTTCCATCAGCTTGGCCATCGACACGATGCAGTCACCGCTCATCACGCTGTCGGCGTCCAGCACCACCATGTAGCGGTAATCCTTGCCCCAGCGGCGGCAGAAATCAGCCACGTTGCCGGCCTTGCGGTGGGTGCGGCGGGTGCGCAGGCGGTAGTACACCTGCACCTGGGGTTGCAGGCTGTTCTGGGCCAGGGCGCTGCGCAGCTCTTCCCAGGCTTCGCGTTCGGCGCGGGCCACGGCGGGGTCGTTGCTGTCGGACAGCACGAACACGTCGAACGTGGCCCCATGCCCCGTGGACGCCACCGATTCGCATGTGGCCCGCAGCCCGGCAAACACCGTGGCCACGTCCTCGTTGCAGATGGGCATGATGATCGCGGTGCGGGCATCCGCCGGCAGGGTGTGCTCGCGCACACTGCGGGCCGACAGGGCATGGCGGTCACCGCGCAGCATCACCCAGAAACCCATCAGCCCTGTGAGAAAGCCCGTGACCACCCAGGCCGACAGCAGCGCAAACAGCGCGATCTGGCCGTAGCCCAGCCAGGGGTTTTCGTAGTGGGGCTGCACGCCGGCAAACAGGGTGCTGGCCAGCGCGGTGGTCAGCAGCGTCAGCAAGGCAAAGGTCCAGCGGCGGCGTTGGGCCGCGCCCTGCCAGGCGGGCTCATCGCCCGCTGGCGGGGCGGAGCCGCCTGGCGCACCGCTGCGCCTGCCAGTCAGCGTCAGCAGCACGGCGGTGCCGATGCTGTTCCAGAACCCGCGCCAAGGCACGGGTGCCATGGAACCGCGGTTGACCGGTGGGGAGGTCACGGCATTGGGGTGGCGCTGCTCGCGCAACGGACTGCGCCGGCTGCGCTGGCTGGGGGCCGGACGCAGGTACGAAACACCGCGCCGTGCCACCGCCGCAGGCGCTGTGCCGGCCGATAGATGCAGCGCCTCGGGGCTTACTCGGGAAGAATGATGTGCGTCCATGTTTCACTCACAGCGTGGTTGTCGTGTTGGAGAAAGGCGCGCAGCTCGACCGGTTGATCGGTCCGCTGGCGCTGTACGCGAAGCGTCATCCGCCACCGGTTGGTGGCGGGGTTGCGGTAGGCCATGCTTTCCAGCACCTTGCCGGCGGGCCCGGCAGTCACCACGGCCTTGACGGCCGCGTTGGCGGGCAGGGCGGCCAGTGCCGGCCC encodes the following:
- a CDS encoding two-component system sensor histidine kinase NtrB, encoding MATAPPSATGAASLADAPFVRMWRGFLTGRVMVAVVLLVLQGVGQAMNQTGQSTVLLACGAYLLATLLLRVLASDTPPARGVGPQWLTSIGIDLAAIATLQLLQAGSMNYTPLLGLPILMAAVLGTLTLALGTTAAVSLLLLGWAWWLGYTGAGDDASRYLQSALTGTGYFVVTYLVHQLATRLVREQQVAQQSQIAARVQTQVSALVIQNLTDGVLVVDENDVVRLANPAGLQLLGKATLPELPFALVSEPPWQPLVLLARRTFRREEPQTADADLLHPGQSPMGLHVRTWLTATRDVAGQTQTERLCVMFLHDLREMEARLRTEKLAAMGRMSAAVAHEIRNPLAAIVQANALLEEDLTDPAQKRLAHMVQQNADRLARIAEEVLDIARVQHQISHAPASTVPLDETVAQIWQDWQGQEPDRRRATVTLEAPAAQVEFDPEHLRRVLVNLLDNALRYMGNEPDSLRLTTRILPTGQVHLQVWSDGAPMDKSVERHLFEPFFSSESRSSGLGLYICRELCHRHGATIGYQRLGRSTARGDIGGNAFTVAFRRTTRPSESATLFDTFVV
- a CDS encoding PP0621 family protein encodes the protein MKYLVLLAVLVVAFGIWRSRRRSEAAPSSEPRRPLALPQDMVACAHCGVHVPQADAVVLAGHTFCSAEHRDRGAA
- a CDS encoding cytochrome C assembly family protein; the protein is MILPSASPITWLLALAAAVAYAMPALAARRLGQTAARNALLVAWVLHATVLVWGLWGEAPQFGFAPALSMTAWLVLTVYAVERQLFPQMRSRWMLASLGAAAVVLALLFPGQPLQVSASGWLPLHLALGIACYGLFAAAVVHAWLMTRAERHIRQAEDTHSGIPLLTLERLTFRFVTAGFVLLTATLVAGLVFGETLYGRAWRWDHKAVFSVLSWLTFAALLAGRARFGWRGSSAVRVLYAGAALLMLAYVGSRFVLEVILGRAA
- the ffh gene encoding signal recognition particle protein, producing MASALTDKLTRLVKEMRGQARITESNVQDMLREVRMALLEADVALPVVRDFIARVKEKALGQEVLGSLKPGQTLVSIVNRELAATMGEGVADINLAAQPPAVILMAGLQGAGKTTTTAKLAKHLIEKRKKKVLTVSGDVYRPAAIEQLKTVTKQAGAEWFPSTADQKPLDIAHAALDYAKKHYFDVLLVDTAGRLAIDEALMKEIKDLHAALNPVETLFVVDAMQGQDAINTAKAFKEALPLTGIVLTKLDGDSRGGAALSVRQITGAPIKFAGVSEKIDGLEVFDAERHAGRILGMGDIVALVEQVTAGVDMEAAQKLAAKVKSGDGFDLNDFLSQIQQMKQMGGLSSLMDKLPSQLTAKAGAMDMDKAEKDIKRKEGIIQSMTPLERRKPELIKATRKKRIANGAGVHVQEVNRLLKEFEQMQGMMKKMKGGGLMKMMKKMGGMKGMGGGGMPKMPF
- the mdoH gene encoding glucans biosynthesis glucosyltransferase MdoH, giving the protein MDAHHSSRVSPEALHLSAGTAPAAVARRGVSYLRPAPSQRSRRSPLREQRHPNAVTSPPVNRGSMAPVPWRGFWNSIGTAVLLTLTGRRSGAPGGSAPPAGDEPAWQGAAQRRRWTFALLTLLTTALASTLFAGVQPHYENPWLGYGQIALFALLSAWVVTGFLTGLMGFWVMLRGDRHALSARSVREHTLPADARTAIIMPICNEDVATVFAGLRATCESVASTGHGATFDVFVLSDSNDPAVARAEREAWEELRSALAQNSLQPQVQVYYRLRTRRTHRKAGNVADFCRRWGKDYRYMVVLDADSVMSGDCIVSMAKLMEANPTAGIIQTATQAIGHVTLHARAQQFASRVTGRLFTLGMQYWQLGESHYWGHNAIIRVAPFMQHCALAPIQGTGGLAGGIMSHDFVEAALMRRAGYHVWLVSDLVGSYEQQPPDLLAELQRDRRWCQGNLQNARLMAEPGIHPVHRSMFVTGAMAYLSAPLWLAFLTLGTALWLSGARLVADWNILPSELLALWAWTLCLLFLPRILGVAAVFMRGEQRQYGGGLSLLKSAAMESLLAILQAPVRMLAHTLFVTVALTGLKLEWKSPPREAHAVPWRHAMRQLAPMTAVIALLGVGVALIDSSALLWLAPVALPLALAIPLAVLTSQIGLGKALKARRFLLIPEESWSPPVLRRAWMHATRLARPVLKMAA